A genomic segment from Pseudomonadota bacterium encodes:
- the dnaE gene encoding DNA polymerase III subunit alpha → MSSKSLPFIHLKVHSSYSLAEGAIKIPALIERCSTQDVPAVALTDTNNLFGAMEFSLAAVKAGVQPILGAQLSLGLARDDPRFQRHSTALQDTFDEMTLLVQSEAGYKNLSALLTLMWDKVKNGQSPHLFLTDIVDRAEGLIALTGGTKGVIGQLLLQNNVSAAQLHLEKLKSIFADRLYIEITRHGLAEEAQIEQSLLDLADTKSVALVATNEAFFLDEDMHEAHDALLCISAGTYVSEDNRRRVTREHRLKSSQEMETLFQDLPEAIENTALIAQRCGYMQQVVDPELPPYPTEKGESAELREQAKKGLEKRLATQEMIQEMTQEIPSQYFERLEHELSVIEKMGYAGYFLIVADFIQWAKRQEIPVGPGRGSGAGSIASWALTITDIDPIKFNLLFERFLNPERVSMPDFDIDFCQDRRDEVIEYVAQKYGQDRVAQIITFGKLQARAVIRDVGRVLQMPYGQVDRICKLIPNNPASPTTLAEAIESEPELKQMVEQEAEVKRLVEMGKQLEGLYRHASTHAAGVVIGGQPLQELVPLYYDSRSPMAATQFNMKDVEKAGLVKFDFLGLRTLTAMMRTIALVKRAGGTLELDKIPLDDGKTFELLNRCETVGVFQLESGGMIDVLRQLKPTRFEELIALVALYRPGPMDDIPRYLACKHGKEAVTYMHPKIQFLLEETFGVMVYQEQVMQIAQVLAGYTLGGADLLRRAMGKKIKSEMDAQRERFVDGAQKNGVERALASQIFDSIAKFAGYGFNKSHSAPYALIAYQTAYLKANYPIEYMAALMSLELSNIDKLVVLRQEVERMGIPLLPPDINASHANFMVEPVSEGRAGIRYALAAIKNVGEAAIAGIVAEREAGGPFKDIWDFCGRVDSSFLNRRHLEHLIYAGAFDSIHANRKQLFESIDLMICQAQTATQERNSSQATLFEMLSDKDMPQVKLAAVSEWGPLEKLQKEFDVIGFYLSAHPIETYPGLEEFKITKAKNVDGLGGQSIGQGKARDKSKDKDNPAFNLAGIVVSKRERTSNSGQRYAFVSLSDDTGHVEIVFFSDQLSQYRDVLQPGQAVYIQASARRDEDRLRLSGISAQNLDEKLASQSGSLQLQVETPDVIELVSTTLKDVAKGPCEISLHVACGDRKAVVKLKDRYRLSPQVLMRLNQWKRKEAA, encoded by the coding sequence ATGTCGTCAAAATCGTTACCATTTATCCACCTAAAGGTGCATTCAAGCTATTCGCTGGCCGAAGGGGCAATTAAGATTCCGGCATTGATTGAAAGATGCAGCACGCAGGACGTGCCAGCTGTGGCTTTAACGGATACGAATAACCTGTTTGGGGCGATGGAGTTTTCTCTAGCAGCGGTCAAGGCAGGTGTGCAGCCCATTTTAGGAGCTCAACTGAGTCTTGGGTTGGCACGAGACGATCCCCGTTTTCAAAGGCATAGCACTGCTCTCCAAGATACGTTTGATGAAATGACGCTGCTGGTGCAAAGTGAGGCAGGATACAAGAACTTGTCAGCACTTTTGACCTTGATGTGGGATAAGGTCAAAAACGGGCAGAGCCCTCATCTCTTTTTGACAGATATTGTAGACCGTGCTGAAGGTCTAATTGCACTGACCGGCGGTACAAAAGGAGTGATCGGCCAGTTGTTGCTACAAAATAACGTATCTGCGGCTCAGTTGCACCTCGAGAAACTCAAATCAATTTTTGCCGATCGACTCTATATTGAAATCACTCGGCATGGCTTGGCAGAAGAAGCACAAATTGAACAATCTTTGCTAGACTTAGCAGACACAAAATCCGTGGCGCTGGTTGCAACCAATGAAGCATTTTTCTTGGATGAAGACATGCATGAGGCGCACGATGCCTTGCTGTGTATTTCTGCTGGTACTTACGTTAGTGAAGACAATCGTCGTCGGGTTACTCGTGAGCACCGGTTGAAGTCGTCCCAAGAAATGGAAACCCTGTTTCAGGATTTGCCGGAAGCTATCGAAAATACAGCTCTCATTGCCCAGCGTTGTGGATATATGCAACAGGTGGTGGATCCTGAGCTGCCTCCCTATCCAACTGAAAAGGGAGAATCTGCTGAACTACGGGAGCAAGCCAAGAAAGGACTTGAAAAACGCCTTGCAACCCAAGAGATGATACAGGAGATGACACAAGAAATCCCCAGCCAATATTTCGAACGGCTTGAGCATGAGCTCAGCGTGATCGAGAAGATGGGGTATGCTGGCTATTTCTTAATTGTTGCTGATTTTATTCAGTGGGCCAAGCGGCAAGAGATTCCAGTAGGCCCCGGGCGTGGATCCGGGGCGGGATCTATTGCGTCTTGGGCTTTAACCATCACCGATATTGATCCTATCAAGTTTAACCTACTGTTCGAGCGATTTTTAAACCCAGAACGGGTATCTATGCCTGACTTTGATATCGACTTTTGTCAAGACCGTCGTGATGAAGTGATAGAGTACGTAGCGCAAAAGTACGGCCAAGACCGGGTAGCACAAATTATCACCTTTGGAAAACTACAAGCCCGCGCTGTGATTCGGGATGTAGGCCGGGTGCTACAGATGCCATACGGCCAAGTGGATCGCATTTGTAAGCTGATTCCCAACAATCCTGCGAGCCCAACAACACTGGCAGAAGCCATCGAGTCTGAGCCTGAGCTCAAACAAATGGTTGAACAAGAAGCTGAGGTGAAGCGTTTGGTGGAGATGGGAAAACAACTGGAAGGATTGTACCGGCACGCTTCAACCCATGCAGCTGGAGTGGTCATTGGCGGTCAGCCCTTGCAGGAACTTGTGCCGCTTTACTATGATTCCCGCAGTCCCATGGCAGCAACGCAATTCAATATGAAAGATGTTGAAAAGGCGGGACTGGTCAAATTTGACTTTTTAGGATTGCGGACTCTAACTGCTATGATGCGAACGATCGCCTTGGTGAAGAGGGCCGGGGGGACACTTGAGTTGGACAAAATCCCCTTGGATGATGGCAAAACCTTTGAGTTGCTGAACCGCTGTGAAACCGTTGGTGTGTTTCAGTTGGAAAGTGGAGGTATGATTGATGTGTTGCGTCAACTCAAACCAACTCGTTTTGAAGAGCTGATTGCTTTGGTAGCGCTTTATCGGCCAGGACCTATGGATGATATTCCCCGCTATCTTGCCTGTAAACACGGCAAAGAAGCCGTGACTTATATGCATCCCAAAATACAATTCTTGTTGGAAGAGACCTTTGGGGTGATGGTCTACCAAGAACAAGTGATGCAGATTGCTCAGGTGCTGGCAGGCTACACCCTTGGAGGCGCTGATTTGTTGCGCCGAGCCATGGGTAAAAAGATCAAGAGCGAAATGGATGCCCAGCGGGAGCGTTTTGTCGATGGAGCGCAAAAGAATGGCGTTGAGCGCGCACTGGCTTCGCAAATTTTTGACTCGATTGCCAAGTTTGCAGGCTACGGGTTCAACAAATCTCACTCGGCCCCTTATGCCTTGATTGCTTACCAGACCGCTTATTTGAAGGCAAATTACCCTATTGAATACATGGCAGCTCTTATGTCGCTTGAGCTCAGTAACATCGATAAACTAGTGGTGTTGCGCCAGGAAGTTGAGCGCATGGGGATCCCACTGTTGCCTCCAGACATCAATGCCTCTCACGCAAACTTTATGGTAGAACCTGTATCGGAAGGCCGGGCGGGAATCCGCTACGCATTGGCGGCGATCAAAAACGTGGGTGAGGCGGCGATAGCAGGGATTGTTGCCGAACGTGAGGCGGGTGGCCCCTTTAAAGACATCTGGGATTTTTGCGGACGTGTGGACAGCAGTTTCCTCAATCGCAGGCATCTAGAACATTTGATCTATGCCGGTGCTTTTGATTCGATCCACGCCAATCGAAAGCAGTTGTTTGAGTCCATTGACCTGATGATTTGCCAAGCGCAAACAGCAACTCAAGAGCGCAACAGCTCTCAGGCAACATTGTTTGAGATGTTATCTGACAAAGACATGCCACAAGTTAAGCTTGCTGCCGTGAGTGAGTGGGGTCCCTTGGAGAAACTGCAAAAAGAATTTGATGTGATTGGGTTTTATCTCTCCGCGCATCCGATTGAGACTTATCCGGGGCTTGAGGAATTTAAGATTACCAAAGCGAAAAATGTTGATGGGTTGGGGGGGCAATCCATAGGGCAAGGCAAAGCTAGGGACAAATCTAAAGACAAGGATAATCCAGCATTTAATCTGGCTGGTATTGTAGTCAGTAAGCGCGAGCGTACCAGTAATAGTGGACAACGGTATGCTTTTGTAAGCCTTTCTGACGACACTGGTCATGTTGAGATCGTATTTTTCTCTGATCAGCTCTCTCAATACCGTGATGTTTTACAGCCTGGTCAGGCAGTGTATATCCAAGCTAGCGCACGTAGGGATGAAGATCGTTTAAGATTGTCGGGTATTAGCGCCCAAAACTTGGATGAAAAACTAGCTAGTCAATCGGGGAGCTTGCAATTACAAGTGGAAACTCCTGATGTCATTGAGTTGGTCTCAACTACCCTTAAGGATGTAGCAAAGGGGCCTTGTGAAATTTCTTTGCATGTCGCTTGCGGAGATAGAAAAGCAGTTGTTAAGTTGAAGGATCGATACCGGCTCTCGCCACAAGTTTTAATGCGGTTGAATCAGTGGAAGAGAAAAGAGGCGGCTTAG